DNA sequence from the Chitinophaga flava genome:
CGGAAGTATCATAAGCAATAAAAATCTTTCCCGCTTTAATCTGGTTGATATAACGATGAAGGTCCATTTCATTCAGGTCTTCCTTCAGTCGTTTACGAATCAGTTGTTGCAGCGGAGGCATTACTACCGGATGGATCTTAAAAAGCCGCAGCGCTTCATTAAAAAAAACCGGGGCACTCAATGCGGAGCTAAGCATTACCAGCCGGGGCACCTGTACTTTTTTGCGGGACAGGGTGAGCGCAGCATTGAGGCCACCGAGGGAATGTCCGATGATGGCATATAGAGGCCCTTCCTGTGTCATCACCTGCTCCAGCACATGTGTCCATTGTACAAGATTGGTGCGTTTACCGTCGGAACCGCCATGTGCCGGTGCATCATAGGCTACCACCTGATAGCCCTGTTGCACCAGTGTGCCGATCAGTTGTTTGAAATGAAAAGGGCTTCCACCCCATCCATGTAACAGTAATATCTTTTTATCAGAAGAACCCCATCGGTAGGTATTAATCTTCATGGGCCGTTCATCAAAAGCATAACGGGTAACGGTCAGATTACCGGCATGTGCCGTGTCACGCAGCTCCTGATGGGTGCTCCTCATTTTAGTTCCGGGCGGAGTACAGTACAAGCGGTAAAACAAACGCGCGGTGAGCCCGGGAAATGGCTTGCTCAGGCCGGATAGTAAAAAAGCTGTCATCCGTAATGACAGGGGTAAAACCTGGTGTTGCATCTTTTAGACCGATTGGTTTATTATTGGGACCAAAAAAAATCACTTGCTGTGATGTTTAATTTCTTTTCTCAGAAAATCCAGTACTATCAGCATCTGCCTGTTGTTATTGGTGATATTGGTAACAAAGATGGCCCCTTCCAGCATGGTAAACATCAGGATGGCAAACCTTTCTTCATCCCAGTCTTTTTTAAACTCACCGTTATCTTTTCCAAACTGCACCAGCAGCCGTATGCGGTGCTGGAAGTAGCCTATCAGCTCATTCACTTTTTCTTTCAGGTCAGGGTTGGTATCGTCTGCTTCCACGCCGAAGTTGAGCATGGGACAACCACCAGCGATCTCCCTGTTGAGCGGAAAGCGGGCATAATACGAGAAGATGGCTTCAAACTTGCCTGTAGCAGTGCTTGCCTGGGCTGTCAATGCCCTTAGCCGGTTTTTCTCCTGCTCAGCGATGTAGTCAAACACATCGAGTACCATTTCCTCTTTGGAGGAGAAATTGCCGTATAGCCCGCCCTTGGCCAACCTTGTAGCCTCCATGATATCACTGATAGCTGTGCCGGCCACTCCTTTCTGATTAAAGATAGGAGCTGCTGTTTCAATGATGAACTGTCTCGTTTTTGCTGCTTTGCTCATATAGGTTAAAAATAGACCTTTCGGTCTATTTTGACAAATAAATATTAAGAGCGGTAAAATTGAAGGGAATTGAGAATTGCCGGGGTGGCCATACGCAGTGTCTGACAATGAGTGAATACGGCCAAACCCGGGCATAGGAATTACAACGCGTAGTACCGGAAGCATCCGGGGAAGGCCAAGGGAGCACTGAAACCCACCAACGGAAATAATGACACTGCTGCTGAGGGGCTGCAATGGAAGCTCAATAGTAGTTACCCAGCTGAAGAACTCAGGATATTATCTACTGCAGCACCATAGGCAGCACCAATGGGAATAGGCACATTCCGGATATAAAGGGAAGTGCGGTCTGCCCGCTCCACTTTGTCATTTGATACAATGTAGGAGCGGTGCACGCGGGTAAACAGGCCGGCAGGTAACAGATCTACCGCCTCTTGCATGGAGAGCCGTGAAATGAGCCGGCGATCTTTCAGGATAAAATTGACATAGTTGCCCGCGCTTTCCAGATACAGGACATCTTCCAGCATGATTTTGAACTGCTCATATCCACTTTTCAGGAAGATGTATGCAGGTGCTTCTTTAGGCTGCGGGCCCTGCTGCTTGAGTTGCCACAGGCTATGCGCTTTGTTGCAGGCTTTGATAAAACGGATCAGGGAAAAAGGTTTCAGCAGATAGTCTATTGCGTCGAGCTCAAAACTTTTCACCGCATGTTCGGAGTAGGCGGTGGTAAAAATAGTCATGGGTGGTTGTGACAGGCTGGAGATAAAATCCAGCCCTGAGATATCGGGCATTTTGATGTCCAGAAACAGCAGATCTACTTTTTCCTTGCTCAGAAACTCCATCGCCTCGTAGGCATTGGTGAAAAAGCCTTTTATTTCCAGAAAGGGGACCATGGCCGCATGGTTTTTTATCACGGCCAATGCTACGGGTTCATCATCTATCGCAATAGCTGAAAGCTTCATAACACAACATTTTCCTGTTAGCAATATAGGGATTTACACAATCTTACCCAGTAGCAGCTCTTTGGCCTGTTGCCATAAATTGCGGTACTGTTTGTTTTCCCGGCGCTGCCATTCTTTAACCACAGCGGCGGCTTCTGCACGGCGCATCTGGCGGGTGCTGTCAAATAATTCATCTACCAATGCCTTGTCTTCGGCCAAGGCGGCATTTTGGTAGTGCTGCAGCAGTTCCTTGCCGGCAGCGGTTTCCAGTCTGGCTGCTTCTACGCCCTGGGTAGTGGCGCCGGCCAGCTTTTCTTCATATTCTCCCCGGGGCATCATTACTTTACTAAGCAGGGGCATGATCTCTACCAGCGTGATAATAAATACGATGAGCCGGTACCGCTGCTGCATAGGAGGATGTTGTTCGGTGAGTTCGTGCAGGGCTTCTGTTTGCGCCAGGAAGCCATCCGTGAGCGTACCCATGTAAATGACTTCCTTCAGGCTGTCGGCGCTGCGCATGGTGGCCATTTTAGCCTGCAGCTGCTGTTCCTGAGGTTCCCAGGAATGTTGTAGTGACTGCAGCTCTTCTTCTGTTTTGAGGTAAGCCGATTTTTTAACACGTGCTACCGAAGACTCTCCTATCCTTCCGCTGCCGCCGGTGCCGTCGGTTTCCTTGATATAGGCGTCTTTATAAAATTTCAGGTCGCTTTCCTTTTGCTGCACCTGCTGCCGGCCTCTGTCCAGCGCCTGCTGGAGATCGGTACGCTGACCGGCATTGAGCGCTGTCAGCTGTTTACGGTAGGCGTCCAGTTTGGTCTGTTTGCTGAGCTCCAGTTGAGCGGTGATATCTTTCTTAAACAACATCAGCACCACCGGCTGTGAAATAAACAGTCCGATAGTAACGGCCAGGAGTAAACGAAATATCACCGGCATAATCCGGATGTTACCATTACCTCTGGACATCGCAGCAATCAGTGTTCTGTCGATACACAAAATAGCAAAGCCAAAAAACAAGGCCAGTGCCAGTACGATCATGTCATCTTTGACAATGGTGGAAAAAAAATATCCCCATGCCAGGGTGGCAAACAACCAGGTGACCATAACGGCCAGGCCTACAATCCGGTATCTTTCTTTTTCCGTCCGGCATTCCGCCAATATGTCCGCATCAGCCGCGGCCAGCCACCACAGAAACCGGGTCATTCCGTCCGGTGCCGTGGTGGCCATTTTCTCTTCTTTCGTTTTCATATTAATCTTTTACATCTATGGTCAGGTGTACAAAAAATTCATTGTTCGTATGCCGTATACTCAGCTCATGACGGTCGGGGTATAACAACGCGAGCCGTTCCTTCACATTATTCAGCCCTATCCCCATGCTGTCACGCTCCGGATCGTTTTCCGGACGGGGATGCACACTGTTGTAAACATCAAAGAAGACCTGTTGGTTGTTGCAACTCAGCGAAATAACAATACGGGAACGATGCCGCAGACTGATACCATGTTTAAAGGCATTTTCCACGAAAGGTATCAGCAGCATCGGCGCAATATCATGCTGGCATTGACTATCATCGATATTCACTTCTATCTGAATATCAGGAGTCGAGAGCACACGCAGCCGTTGCAAGTCAATATAGTTCTGCAGGTAAGCGACTTCTTTGTCCAGCGGTATTTTCCCCAGATGATTATCGTGCAACATAAAACGCATCATGTCACCCAGCTTCTGGATACCTTCGCTGGTGCGGGGTGCTTCCTCCTGTAAAGCAGTACCATAAAGAGTATTGAGGGCATTAAACAAAAAGTGGGGGTTGATCTGCGCCCTGAGAAAATCCAGATTGGCCGTAGAATGTCCCAGTGCTGTACGCAGGCTTTTTACGGTAGAAACCTGCTTTTGTCTGGACTGATACAGCCACCAGGTGACAGGAAGGATAATACCGATACAGATCAACACCCCTGTAGCGATAAAACCAGCTTCCCGGCTACCAGACCCATGACGGAGAGCCCTGACGATCATTCCCATAAGGATATTGGCGCCCAGCACCAAGAGTGCGATGTCGCGGGTCAATGCCCTTCTGTTGTGATGTCCGTGATGAAATTCCGGGATGACTTTATAGAAAAGGATGAAAGACACTGTAATGACTACCGGACCGAAATAAAATACAATCCAGAAAAGATCACGCGAGTCACTGAAAAAAAGACACAACAATCCCACCAGAATGCCTGTAAAAATCAACACTTCACGGCCTATTTTCTGGTATTGCACATTACGGGTCAACCAATGGTGTAAATGCTCAAAATAGGTCTGTTTCAGGATATAGTAGACCATATACAACACCCCATAAAAGACGGTACCAATAAAGGCCGATTTGGCAAAATGCATATGTGCACCTCTGACTGTCTGATACACTCCCAACAGGTAACCGTTGTAATAAGAATTCGCGATCATCATCCCCAGAAAAAAAACCAGTGCAGTTGCCAGCAGTAACAAAATACCCGGCCACCATTTTTTCCGTTCCAGAAAACGGGGAACAATCACAAAATTCACCAGCAGGAAACTGACATATACCAGGATAATACGGGCCAGTGCAGGCAGCAG
Encoded proteins:
- a CDS encoding DUF4407 domain-containing protein, with amino-acid sequence MKTKEEKMATTAPDGMTRFLWWLAAADADILAECRTEKERYRIVGLAVMVTWLFATLAWGYFFSTIVKDDMIVLALALFFGFAILCIDRTLIAAMSRGNGNIRIMPVIFRLLLAVTIGLFISQPVVLMLFKKDITAQLELSKQTKLDAYRKQLTALNAGQRTDLQQALDRGRQQVQQKESDLKFYKDAYIKETDGTGGSGRIGESSVARVKKSAYLKTEEELQSLQHSWEPQEQQLQAKMATMRSADSLKEVIYMGTLTDGFLAQTEALHELTEQHPPMQQRYRLIVFIITLVEIMPLLSKVMMPRGEYEEKLAGATTQGVEAARLETAAGKELLQHYQNAALAEDKALVDELFDSTRQMRRAEAAAVVKEWQRRENKQYRNLWQQAKELLLGKIV
- a CDS encoding TetR/AcrR family transcriptional regulator; the protein is MSKAAKTRQFIIETAAPIFNQKGVAGTAISDIMEATRLAKGGLYGNFSSKEEMVLDVFDYIAEQEKNRLRALTAQASTATGKFEAIFSYYARFPLNREIAGGCPMLNFGVEADDTNPDLKEKVNELIGYFQHRIRLLVQFGKDNGEFKKDWDEERFAILMFTMLEGAIFVTNITNNNRQMLIVLDFLRKEIKHHSK
- a CDS encoding sensor histidine kinase, with the translated sequence MDQFRKMEFGIVSGIFLLLMFSLLYPSVIYNVFELQSIYGHKFNQYHQVFDYYIHYLLPALARIILVYVSFLLVNFVIVPRFLERKKWWPGILLLLATALVFFLGMMIANSYYNGYLLGVYQTVRGAHMHFAKSAFIGTVFYGVLYMVYYILKQTYFEHLHHWLTRNVQYQKIGREVLIFTGILVGLLCLFFSDSRDLFWIVFYFGPVVITVSFILFYKVIPEFHHGHHNRRALTRDIALLVLGANILMGMIVRALRHGSGSREAGFIATGVLICIGIILPVTWWLYQSRQKQVSTVKSLRTALGHSTANLDFLRAQINPHFLFNALNTLYGTALQEEAPRTSEGIQKLGDMMRFMLHDNHLGKIPLDKEVAYLQNYIDLQRLRVLSTPDIQIEVNIDDSQCQHDIAPMLLIPFVENAFKHGISLRHRSRIVISLSCNNQQVFFDVYNSVHPRPENDPERDSMGIGLNNVKERLALLYPDRHELSIRHTNNEFFVHLTIDVKD
- a CDS encoding alpha/beta hydrolase produces the protein MQHQVLPLSLRMTAFLLSGLSKPFPGLTARLFYRLYCTPPGTKMRSTHQELRDTAHAGNLTVTRYAFDERPMKINTYRWGSSDKKILLLHGWGGSPFHFKQLIGTLVQQGYQVVAYDAPAHGGSDGKRTNLVQWTHVLEQVMTQEGPLYAIIGHSLGGLNAALTLSRKKVQVPRLVMLSSALSAPVFFNEALRLFKIHPVVMPPLQQLIRKRLKEDLNEMDLHRYINQIKAGKIFIAYDTSDTLVDEKEITAFVEQYPSIHALRITGDGHFRIMRQEPVIRGVMQFLESA
- a CDS encoding LytR/AlgR family response regulator transcription factor, which encodes MKLSAIAIDDEPVALAVIKNHAAMVPFLEIKGFFTNAYEAMEFLSKEKVDLLFLDIKMPDISGLDFISSLSQPPMTIFTTAYSEHAVKSFELDAIDYLLKPFSLIRFIKACNKAHSLWQLKQQGPQPKEAPAYIFLKSGYEQFKIMLEDVLYLESAGNYVNFILKDRRLISRLSMQEAVDLLPAGLFTRVHRSYIVSNDKVERADRTSLYIRNVPIPIGAAYGAAVDNILSSSAG